The proteins below are encoded in one region of Nilaparvata lugens isolate BPH chromosome X, ASM1435652v1, whole genome shotgun sequence:
- the LOC111049367 gene encoding uncharacterized protein LOC111049367 produces the protein MMELFEEVYTNLAPIEENHSAPNTGESPSGKVIRDELVRANDESDDVVVAALKAEKGSAVQFAADSKQRIKKAADVNVYKNVKMKVSGGIVSKRVVLQKNSMFVVEEPRGLIEKSQIVDGNPDTVFGIGGDIRKSSSSFITIDGSQREEGEEKYQENEKNEPDSSKNSCSSDETEPITENVSIELHWSSSTQSISETRNAFSSYMAGIMLFLSGVLGEANRSRKVDNNEMSDDRKAPRGSGDGNPAANDESEFARFLLSETSDNVFEETAFGGDTVSEETFLAPPPKCKKIKPRKEHAFFRPIPENRPMTRIVYIIAILQGIVLFAGGIYIYLRR, from the coding sequence ATGATGGAATTATTCGAGGAAGTCTACACCAACTTAGCTCCTATAGAAGAAAATCACTCCGCGCCAAATACAGGAGAGTCTCCTTCGGGAAAAGTGATTCGTGACGAGCTAGTGAGAGCGAATGATGAGTCTGATGATGTAGTGGTAGCAGCACTAAAGGCTGAAAAAGGAAGTGCTGTTCAGTTTGCAGCTGATTCGAAGCAGAGAATCAAGAAGGCTGCTGATGTAAATGTATACAAAAATGTGAAGATGAAAGTTTCCGGAGGAATTGTGAGTAAAAGAGTTGTATTGCAGAAAAATAGCATGTTTGTAGTCGAAGAACCTAGAGGATTGATTGAAAAGTCTCAGATTGTAGATGGCAATCCAGATACTGTGTTTGGTATTGGTGGAGATATAAGAAAATCCTCATCTTCTTTTATAACAATTGATGGGTCACAGCgcgaagaaggagaggagaaataTCAGGAAAACGAAAAAAATGAGCCGGATTCTTCCAAGAATAGCTGCTCTTCCGATGAAACTGAACCGATCACTGAAAATGTCAGTATTGAGCTACATTGGTCTTCCAGCACTCAATCTATCTCAGAAACACGCAATGCGTTCTCCAGCTACATGGCGGGCATCATGCTCTTTTTATCTGGTGTGTTGGGAGAAGCCAACAGATCAAGGAAAGTGGACAACAATGAGATGTCGGACGACAGGAAAGCGCCTCGCGGATCTGGAGATGGAAACCCTGCAGCAAACGATGAGTCAGAATTTGCCAGATTCTTACTCTCTGAGACTTCGGACAACGTTTTCGAAGAGACAGCATTTGGAGGAGACACCGTTTCCGAAGAGACCTTTCTAGCACCACCACCAAAATGCAAAAAAATCAAACCTCGTAAGGAGCATGCATTCTTTCGACCGATTCCAGAGAACAGACCCATGACCAGAATCGTCTACATTATAGCTATCCTTCAAGGAATTGTGCTGTTCGCGGGTGGCATCTACATCTATCTGCGAAGATGA